ATATAACAGGTTATCACAAATTAAACACCAAACACTAAAAGACTATCTAACAAACTAGGGATTAGTACCACCAGGTCAAGCAATCAATGAACAATTAGCGGATATGAATATAAAACCGGAAGACCTAGATTATGTATTATTAAGTCACTTAGACGTTGTCCATGTTTCAGGCTTAAAACATGTACAAGATGCTAAAAACATACTAGTAAGTAGGGATGAACTAGAATTTGCTAATAATAACAAGATTAGATATGTAAGTAACATGTGGAAGGGAGTAAATATGAAAACTTTTCAATTCAAAGAAAAACCACATGATACTAATGATGAAATCTATGGAAATGGTCCAGCAGGTAAAGTATATGACCTATTTGATGATAAAAAATTCCAATTAATTAATATACCTGGACATACACCAGGACTAGCAGCACTAAAAATAACAAACACAGACACTGGTAAATATGTATTATTATTCTCTGATGGAGGATATGCAGAAAAATCATGGTACGACATGATACTACCGGGAATAGTAGAGAACCTGAATCAGGCAATAGACTCACTAAAATGGATAAGACAACAAAGTCTAAATGATAACTGTATAGAAAGCTTAGCTAATCATGATCCAGACATAGAACCACATACTATAACTTTATAATCCTTCTATTTTTCATATACTCCCTTTTTTTTATATAATTTTTATTTTATCGTAAATTTAAT
This genomic interval from Candidatus Methanosphaera massiliense contains the following:
- a CDS encoding MBL fold metallo-hydrolase, with the translated sequence MNEQLADMNIKPEDLDYVLLSHLDVVHVSGLKHVQDAKNILVSRDELEFANNNKIRYVSNMWKGVNMKTFQFKEKPHDTNDEIYGNGPAGKVYDLFDDKKFQLINIPGHTPGLAALKITNTDTGKYVLLFSDGGYAEKSWYDMILPGIVENLNQAIDSLKWIRQQSLNDNCIESLANHDPDIEPHTITL